A region from the Salicibibacter cibarius genome encodes:
- a CDS encoding IS110 family transposase gives MEAMIERCAGLDVHQETIVACALFGPLDKKPEKTIQSFSTTTAGLLELNDWLASFKVTDLVMESTGVYWKPVWNILESDFQLILANAKHVKNVPGRKTDVKDAEWLAKLLKSGLIESNFVPPEDIRDLRDLTRYRKKMTHQRTAEQNRIHKILQDANIKLTSVLSDIFGLSGRRILEAIINGEKIEMKELQEMVHWRTKASLPDIAKAINGRLRRHHRDMLQYHWDHMLYVEKMIQDLEEQIDQCLEPYRKEVELLDTIPGVDQSGAATFIAEMGVDMSVFKSSKHLASWAGLSPGNNESAGKKKGSKTSKGNKALQTMAVQCALTTARQNNRISAHQRRIMKRQGKKKAHFASAHLIVTIAYNILKNGEPYQELGPEYVHQKKQQKEQKMIEYLKKKGYTISNADPETA, from the coding sequence ATGGAAGCTATGATTGAAAGGTGTGCAGGCCTAGATGTACACCAAGAAACGATTGTCGCTTGTGCTTTATTTGGACCATTAGACAAGAAGCCGGAGAAAACGATTCAATCATTTTCAACCACAACAGCTGGATTGTTGGAATTAAATGATTGGCTCGCATCATTTAAAGTCACCGATCTTGTCATGGAAAGCACCGGCGTTTACTGGAAGCCCGTATGGAACATTCTAGAAAGTGATTTTCAGCTTATCCTTGCTAATGCAAAACATGTCAAAAATGTTCCCGGTCGCAAAACCGATGTCAAAGATGCCGAGTGGTTAGCCAAACTATTGAAAAGTGGGCTAATCGAAAGCAATTTTGTTCCCCCGGAGGATATTCGCGATTTACGAGATCTGACGCGCTATCGAAAAAAGATGACTCACCAGCGTACAGCCGAGCAAAACCGCATCCACAAAATCCTTCAAGATGCCAACATCAAGCTGACGTCGGTTCTGTCCGATATCTTTGGTTTATCTGGACGCCGCATCCTCGAAGCAATCATCAATGGTGAAAAGATAGAGATGAAGGAACTTCAGGAAATGGTCCACTGGCGCACGAAAGCGAGTCTCCCTGATATTGCCAAAGCCATCAATGGTCGCTTACGCCGTCATCACCGTGACATGCTGCAGTATCACTGGGACCACATGCTATATGTTGAGAAAATGATCCAAGACTTAGAAGAACAAATCGATCAGTGCCTAGAACCTTATCGCAAAGAAGTCGAACTTTTGGACACGATTCCCGGCGTGGATCAATCGGGCGCGGCCACTTTCATCGCTGAAATGGGCGTGGACATGTCCGTATTTAAGTCTTCCAAACACCTTGCTTCCTGGGCCGGATTAAGTCCTGGAAACAACGAAAGTGCTGGTAAAAAAAAAGGAAGTAAAACCTCAAAAGGGAACAAAGCATTACAGACCATGGCGGTCCAATGCGCGTTGACGACAGCCAGGCAAAACAACCGGATTTCTGCCCATCAGCGAAGAATTATGAAACGGCAAGGCAAGAAAAAGGCTCATTTCGCTTCCGCTCATTTAATCGTAACCATCGCGTACAACATCTTAAAAAATGGAGAACCGTATCAGGAACTAGGCCCCGAATACGTTCACCAAAAGAAACAACAAAAAGAACAAAAAATGATCGAATACCTCAAAAAGAAAGGATACACCATATCAAATGCTGATCCAGAAACAGCTTAA
- a CDS encoding spore coat protein codes for MVDGGYRERSHIVSYMNEQNIVSEARNTAMTMAQDNFNSSLSMNAQNVRNIHLQMALQQFGLQSRYSDFIESKGWDYTPNASIQEQLHALKVFQQMYYNL; via the coding sequence ATGGTAGATGGTGGCTACCGGGAGCGTAGCCACATTGTTTCTTATATGAATGAACAAAATATTGTCTCTGAGGCACGTAATACAGCAATGACAATGGCTCAAGATAATTTTAACTCTTCCTTAAGTATGAACGCACAGAATGTAAGGAATATTCATTTACAAATGGCCCTACAACAGTTTGGGTTACAAAGCAGATATAGTGATTTTATTGAATCAAAAGGGTGGGATTATACTCCAAATGCCTCGATTCAAGAGCAGTTACATGCGCTAAAAGTATTTCAACAGATGTATTATAATCTATGA
- the spoIIP gene encoding stage II sporulation protein P, whose protein sequence is MRRPYHYSNAFSVSKSNVQSIFMVAVAFIVGTFLIIAMLTTADNQHRFSSSVLHDWTKEAQSDWFIHLLGAENRYYLDAMQDTSTPSLTTTVIELATNMNLNDPRTFLGREIPGFSGFDNTLVIAGQGTDFTNMAMESPPPFEEHQYEQPETDGSERGDTVDDDPPEISDEEPIIHLLHSHSRESFLPEIEGDDPNHQEINIVQVGNYLADQFREYGLPVEVSDHDIQQKLNEREWDYSQSYEVSREILMQDVEEHEQLEFFFDLHRDSVERELTTATINDEVYARTFFVIGEDHPDYEHNLEMAVEIHHRLEDKWPGY, encoded by the coding sequence TTGCGCAGACCATATCACTACTCAAATGCCTTCTCAGTATCGAAATCGAATGTTCAGTCAATCTTTATGGTAGCCGTCGCTTTTATCGTTGGAACCTTTCTTATTATTGCTATGCTAACGACTGCGGATAATCAACATCGCTTTTCTTCATCAGTCCTTCATGATTGGACGAAAGAGGCACAAAGTGATTGGTTTATCCATTTATTAGGGGCTGAAAATCGGTATTATCTAGATGCAATGCAAGATACTTCTACCCCCAGTTTGACAACAACAGTTATAGAGCTTGCTACGAATATGAACTTGAATGACCCACGCACATTTTTGGGAAGAGAGATTCCCGGTTTTTCAGGTTTTGACAATACGCTTGTAATTGCTGGGCAAGGAACTGACTTTACAAATATGGCTATGGAATCTCCCCCTCCTTTCGAGGAACATCAATATGAACAACCCGAAACTGATGGAAGTGAAAGGGGAGATACTGTAGACGATGATCCACCTGAGATTTCCGATGAAGAACCGATCATTCATCTCTTACATTCACATAGCCGTGAGTCTTTTTTGCCTGAAATCGAGGGAGACGATCCAAACCACCAAGAAATTAATATTGTTCAGGTTGGCAACTATCTAGCCGATCAATTTCGCGAATACGGGCTTCCTGTAGAAGTGTCTGATCATGACATTCAACAGAAATTAAATGAGCGAGAATGGGATTATAGCCAATCTTATGAGGTATCTCGCGAGATTCTCATGCAAGACGTGGAAGAACATGAACAACTCGAATTTTTCTTTGATCTTCACCGTGACTCTGTAGAACGAGAGCTTACTACAGCTACAATTAATGATGAAGTTTATGCGCGAACATTTTTTGTTATCGGAGAAGACCATCCGGACTATGAACATAATTTGGAAATGGCGGTAGAAATCCATCACCGCCTGGAGGATAAGTGGCCGGGATATTAA
- a CDS encoding stage II sporulation protein P — MAGILSRGVMTSGGAGVDGVYNQDLSPNSMTIEFGGVDNTFEEVYRSADAVAEVIQEYIYEELDR, encoded by the coding sequence GTGGCCGGGATATTAAGTAGAGGCGTCATGACCTCGGGAGGTGCCGGCGTGGATGGGGTTTATAATCAGGATTTATCACCGAATTCGATGACCATCGAATTCGGAGGGGTGGACAACACGTTTGAAGAAGTCTATCGCAGTGCTGACGCAGTAGCTGAAGTTATACAAGAATATATCTACGAGGAACTTGACCGTTAG
- a CDS encoding DUF418 domain-containing protein, which yields MKNEGQGQGNRIKILDQLRGLALLAIFLVNISGLASIETENQSSINESIDTLMSILLEDSARPLFAFMFGISLILIYQRLSKKNLNPFPTLFRRLLLLFIIGALHGYYIWAGDILLMYAMAGYVLLFFIKFPEKWLLTMALFFWLGYTIGVDFLNYFFPHSFSLDEWLKDLLLGPGESPTGSEYLINEFSSMVEHLGFFLFGMYTYRKGLLSQAIARRKRMWLLSLIFLTVGVSGKTAPYYEVDALVFTPLENFYPFVVTVGILMSIILLGTSRTTTLSNALLPFTAVGKMAFTNYLLQSLVFVSLFMHSGRTIFERVGIWMEPSYVFALFIGIILFVVQMIFSHLWLKTFYYGPFEWFWRMGTYGKKVPLRRKT from the coding sequence GTGAAGAATGAAGGTCAGGGTCAGGGTAATAGAATTAAGATTTTAGATCAACTGCGTGGATTAGCTTTACTAGCTATTTTTTTAGTAAATATTTCTGGATTGGCTTCCATAGAGACGGAAAACCAATCTTCTATCAATGAATCCATCGATACCTTGATGTCAATTTTACTGGAAGATAGCGCCAGGCCATTATTTGCATTTATGTTCGGAATCAGTCTTATTCTTATTTATCAAAGACTAAGCAAAAAAAATTTGAATCCATTCCCAACGTTATTCCGCAGGTTGCTATTACTATTTATAATTGGGGCTCTCCATGGGTATTACATTTGGGCGGGGGACATCCTGCTTATGTATGCCATGGCTGGTTACGTACTTCTTTTTTTTATTAAGTTTCCAGAGAAGTGGTTGCTTACAATGGCTTTGTTTTTTTGGCTGGGGTATACGATTGGAGTGGATTTTCTAAATTATTTTTTCCCTCACTCGTTTTCTCTTGACGAATGGCTCAAAGACTTACTACTTGGACCGGGAGAATCTCCCACGGGGTCCGAATATCTCATTAATGAATTTTCTTCTATGGTGGAACATTTGGGCTTTTTCTTATTTGGGATGTACACTTATCGTAAGGGTTTACTTTCACAAGCAATAGCACGGAGAAAGCGAATGTGGCTCCTATCTTTGATTTTCCTTACTGTTGGTGTTTCCGGAAAAACAGCCCCTTATTATGAGGTTGATGCCCTTGTCTTCACGCCTCTGGAAAATTTTTATCCGTTTGTCGTAACCGTTGGAATCTTAATGAGCATTATTCTTTTAGGAACGAGCAGAACGACGACCCTATCAAATGCGTTGTTGCCATTTACTGCTGTTGGAAAAATGGCTTTCACCAATTACCTTTTGCAGTCGCTGGTATTCGTAAGTCTGTTTATGCACAGTGGGAGAACAATTTTTGAAAGGGTCGGAATTTGGATGGAACCAAGCTATGTATTCGCCCTTTTTATAGGTATCATTTTATTTGTCGTACAAATGATTTTCAGCCACCTCTGGCTAAAAACGTTTTACTATGGCCCTTTTGAATGGTTTTGGAGAATGGGAACATATGGAAAGAAGGTTCCGTTAAGGAGGAAAACATAA